The Micromonospora sp. NBC_01740 genome includes a window with the following:
- a CDS encoding type I restriction-modification system subunit M — MNSSKHTELANHAWSVADLLRGDYKQSDYGKVILPFTVLRRLECVLDLTRDKVLTEHDRFRGQDVDVSRFLRRASGHRFYNVSGYTLKSIANDSGQTAKHLLAYIGAFSENAQEVMERYEFAQQVRRLDSANLLYQVVGRFADLDLHPHQRDKKTGKVILGEDGKPVPNVTNHQMGYVFEELIRRFAEQSNETAGEHFTPREVIELMVNLLVAPDDDALSIPGTSRTVMDPACGTGGMLSAAEEHITRLNPSATVTVFGQELNPESWAICRSDMMIKDQDPDNIKFGNSFSDDGHRGEHFDYLLANPPFGVEWKKVKDEVENEYETLGESGRFGAGLPRINDGSLLFLQHMISKMKPVTLDGKGGSRIAIVFNGSPLFTGAAESGESRIRQWILENDWLEGIVALPDQLFYNTGISTYFWILTNRKARGHRGKVVLLDARDQFAKMRKSLGDKRKYVTPDQIKDITRLYAEALDVAQDGEHPQHGKVKVFANEDFGYRRITVERPLKLRFEVTDETLTALAVSKPIQKVPDVEALTTALKPLIGQVWTTKRAAWDALRKAMAEGGVPWPTGTPFQKAMRDIIGVRDPEGEVQLVKGETEPDTELRDYENVPLHEDVEEYLRREVLPHVPDAWIDHEKTKIGYEIPFTRHFYVYKPPRPLAEIDAELKALEAEIQALLGEVTE; from the coding sequence TTGAACAGCAGTAAGCACACCGAGCTGGCGAATCACGCCTGGTCGGTCGCCGACCTCCTGCGCGGCGACTACAAGCAGTCCGACTACGGCAAGGTGATCCTGCCGTTCACGGTGCTGCGCCGGCTGGAGTGCGTCCTCGACCTCACCCGGGACAAGGTCCTGACGGAACACGACCGCTTCAGGGGCCAGGACGTGGACGTCTCCCGGTTCCTGCGCCGCGCGTCCGGGCACCGCTTCTACAACGTGAGCGGCTACACGCTGAAGTCGATCGCCAACGACTCCGGCCAGACGGCGAAGCACCTGCTCGCCTACATCGGCGCGTTCTCCGAGAACGCGCAGGAGGTGATGGAGCGCTACGAGTTCGCCCAGCAGGTCCGGCGGCTGGACAGCGCGAACCTGCTCTACCAGGTGGTCGGCCGTTTCGCGGACCTCGACCTGCATCCTCACCAGCGCGACAAGAAGACCGGGAAGGTGATTCTCGGCGAGGACGGCAAGCCGGTCCCGAACGTCACGAACCACCAGATGGGGTACGTCTTCGAGGAGCTGATCCGGCGCTTCGCCGAGCAGTCCAACGAGACCGCCGGTGAGCACTTCACCCCGCGCGAGGTCATCGAGCTGATGGTGAACCTGCTGGTCGCGCCCGACGACGACGCGCTCAGCATCCCGGGCACCTCGCGCACCGTCATGGACCCGGCGTGCGGCACCGGCGGCATGCTGTCCGCCGCCGAGGAGCACATCACCAGGCTCAACCCGTCCGCCACCGTCACTGTCTTCGGCCAGGAACTCAACCCGGAGTCCTGGGCGATCTGCCGGTCCGACATGATGATCAAGGATCAGGACCCGGACAACATCAAGTTCGGCAACTCGTTCAGCGACGACGGCCACCGCGGCGAACACTTCGACTACCTGCTGGCCAACCCGCCGTTCGGCGTGGAGTGGAAGAAGGTCAAGGACGAGGTCGAGAACGAGTACGAGACGCTCGGCGAGAGCGGTCGGTTCGGTGCCGGCCTGCCCCGGATCAACGACGGCTCGCTGCTCTTCCTCCAGCACATGATCTCGAAGATGAAGCCGGTCACCCTCGACGGCAAGGGCGGCAGCCGGATCGCCATCGTCTTCAACGGCTCCCCCCTCTTCACCGGGGCGGCCGAGTCGGGCGAGTCACGGATCCGGCAGTGGATCCTGGAGAACGACTGGCTCGAAGGCATCGTCGCTCTGCCCGACCAGCTCTTCTACAACACCGGCATCTCCACCTACTTCTGGATCCTGACCAATCGCAAGGCCAGGGGCCACCGGGGCAAGGTCGTCCTGCTCGACGCCCGCGACCAGTTCGCCAAGATGCGCAAGTCGCTCGGCGACAAGCGCAAGTACGTCACCCCGGACCAGATCAAGGACATCACCCGGCTGTACGCGGAGGCACTCGACGTCGCCCAGGACGGCGAGCACCCGCAGCACGGCAAGGTGAAGGTCTTCGCGAACGAGGACTTCGGCTACCGCCGGATCACCGTCGAACGCCCGTTGAAGCTCCGCTTCGAGGTCACCGACGAGACGCTGACCGCGCTGGCCGTCTCGAAGCCGATCCAGAAGGTGCCGGACGTCGAGGCGCTGACCACCGCGCTGAAGCCGCTGATCGGGCAGGTGTGGACGACGAAGCGGGCCGCATGGGACGCGCTGCGGAAGGCGATGGCCGAGGGCGGCGTGCCCTGGCCCACCGGCACGCCGTTCCAAAAGGCGATGCGGGACATCATCGGGGTACGCGACCCCGAGGGCGAGGTGCAGCTCGTCAAGGGCGAAACGGAGCCGGACACGGAGCTGCGCGACTACGAGAACGTGCCGCTGCACGAGGACGTCGAGGAGTACCTGCGCCGCGAGGTGCTCCCCCACGTCCCGGACGCCTGGATCGACCACGAGAAAACCAAGATCGGGTACGAGATCCCCTTCACCCGCCACTTCTACGTCTACAAGCCCCCGAGGCCGCTGGCGGAAATCGACGCGGAACTGAAGGCACTGGAGGCCGAGATCCAGGCGCTGCTGGGCGAGGTGACCGAGTGA
- a CDS encoding restriction endonuclease subunit S, which produces MPLRRFINEIVDGPFGSSLTSSHYSDEGARVVRLGNIGSAYFRNTDAAYIPLDYYTHLQRHTVIPGDLLIAGLGDERHPVGRGCIAPDNIGPAIVKADCFRARLDEKRLTHRFAAWALSSSFVTDQVIALTRGSTRSRINLDVARDIRLPIPPPLEQHRIADFLDAETAHIDRLAADRMRQRAILEERSYAEVSETLIPGVLTAGRGTSPWPWLPNMPEDVPLVRLGYVCRLQNGLTVDGNRDVSGDAVTRPYLRVANVQAGYVDLANVTEVTVPRETAKRCTLRTGDVLMTEGGDLDKLGRGTVWNGELPNCLHQNHVFALRPELDRLDGDYLALMTQTMHGRCYFESTGSRTTNLASTNSSKILSFPIPLPRVIRQRELVRSVRNRLDAIARLRRELDQQLALLTERRQALITAAVTGQIDISTASGRGIEA; this is translated from the coding sequence GTGCCACTTCGGCGCTTCATCAACGAGATCGTCGACGGCCCGTTTGGCAGCTCCTTGACAAGTAGCCATTATTCTGACGAGGGCGCACGCGTCGTCAGACTCGGGAACATTGGGTCCGCCTACTTCCGCAACACCGACGCCGCTTACATCCCGTTGGACTACTACACACACTTGCAGCGTCACACAGTAATTCCTGGCGACTTGCTCATAGCCGGCCTCGGCGACGAACGCCATCCGGTCGGGCGCGGTTGTATAGCCCCAGACAACATCGGCCCCGCGATAGTTAAGGCTGACTGCTTCCGCGCACGGCTAGACGAAAAGCGACTAACGCATCGGTTCGCCGCCTGGGCACTCAGCTCATCATTCGTTACCGATCAGGTAATTGCACTAACACGCGGCTCCACACGGTCTCGGATCAACCTCGATGTGGCGCGTGATATACGGCTCCCAATTCCCCCACCTCTGGAGCAACACCGCATTGCCGACTTCCTCGACGCCGAGACCGCGCACATTGACAGACTTGCGGCGGATCGGATGCGACAGCGCGCCATCCTGGAAGAGCGCTCGTATGCCGAAGTTTCCGAGACACTGATACCTGGTGTACTCACTGCAGGGAGGGGGACGTCGCCGTGGCCTTGGTTGCCCAACATGCCCGAAGACGTCCCCCTGGTGCGACTCGGTTACGTGTGTCGGTTGCAGAATGGTTTGACCGTAGACGGCAACCGCGACGTGAGCGGCGACGCCGTGACTCGTCCGTACCTACGGGTGGCGAACGTGCAAGCCGGTTACGTGGACCTTGCGAACGTCACTGAAGTGACTGTGCCGCGCGAGACTGCGAAGCGGTGCACGCTGCGCACTGGCGATGTTCTGATGACGGAGGGCGGAGATCTAGATAAGCTCGGCCGAGGCACCGTATGGAATGGCGAACTGCCCAACTGCCTGCACCAGAATCATGTCTTCGCACTTCGTCCTGAGTTGGACCGACTCGATGGCGACTACCTGGCGCTCATGACCCAGACGATGCACGGACGCTGCTATTTCGAGAGCACGGGTTCAAGAACAACCAACCTGGCCTCGACGAACAGCAGCAAGATCCTTAGTTTCCCCATTCCGCTGCCGCGTGTCATACGCCAACGCGAACTAGTGCGAAGTGTCCGCAACCGGCTCGACGCCATCGCCCGCCTGAGACGGGAACTGGATCAACAGCTTGCGCTACTCACCGAGCGTCGCCAAGCACTGATCACTGCCGCTGTCACTGGCCAGATCGATATCTCCACCGCCAGCGGACGAGGAATCGAGGCCTGA
- a CDS encoding GntR family transcriptional regulator, producing the protein MTSKEPPNYQRVVDDLRARILSGELGPGDKLPTEKELQKRWGFSTTIIKHALTLLRSEGLIEGRRGSGNYVRNRTRLVRRAHSRDMRKRIGSTSPFARDSEAAGKQPSWEADSRKIPASAPLAERLGIQPGDMVMHTKYRYLADDTPIQLADSYEPLTITGGTPVEYPEQGPIIGVVARMDSIGVAIDRFVEEVITRPAMPDEAEALELDRRGGMWVISVERTYYAGQTAVETADIVFPGGRYRLVYEMPIDPWTPSGG; encoded by the coding sequence ATGACCAGCAAGGAACCGCCGAACTACCAGCGCGTCGTGGACGACCTGCGCGCGCGGATCCTCTCCGGTGAACTGGGTCCCGGCGACAAGCTCCCCACAGAGAAGGAACTCCAGAAGCGGTGGGGCTTCTCCACCACGATCATCAAGCATGCCCTCACGCTGCTTCGCAGCGAAGGGCTCATCGAGGGTCGACGCGGGTCCGGGAACTATGTCCGCAACCGGACGAGGCTCGTCCGCCGCGCCCACTCCCGGGACATGCGCAAGCGCATCGGCAGCACGTCGCCGTTCGCCCGAGACAGCGAAGCCGCAGGCAAACAACCGAGTTGGGAGGCCGACAGCCGGAAGATTCCGGCGTCGGCCCCTCTCGCGGAACGACTCGGCATCCAGCCCGGCGACATGGTCATGCACACCAAGTACCGGTACCTCGCCGACGACACCCCAATCCAACTCGCTGACTCGTACGAGCCGTTGACCATCACGGGCGGCACCCCCGTTGAGTACCCCGAGCAAGGGCCGATTATCGGCGTGGTCGCCCGCATGGACTCCATCGGCGTGGCCATCGACCGCTTCGTCGAGGAGGTCATCACCCGACCGGCGATGCCCGACGAGGCCGAAGCCCTCGAACTCGACAGACGCGGCGGCATGTGGGTGATCTCTGTCGAGCGCACGTACTACGCCGGCCAAACCGCCGTCGAGACCGCCGACATCGTGTTCCCTGGCGGCAGGTACCGGCTCGTCTACGAGATGCCCATCGACCCGTGGACGCCATCCGGCGGGTAG
- a CDS encoding helix-turn-helix domain-containing protein: MTGPGRRNGYEQPIGRRVAELRTRRGMTQQVFADRIRKSKSWVDKVERGVRTLDRLSVIETVAGALGVAPTVLLAGKAQRAPAADTGGVVERVRAALARYDTPGSGNDSQPPPSLRELDHQAGYAWTAYRNGHLPQVLRMLPDLLDGSRRACHPQPWDASAADLLVRVYRLAAQVLVKLGEADLA, encoded by the coding sequence TTGACCGGGCCGGGCCGGCGTAACGGCTACGAGCAGCCGATCGGGCGGCGGGTGGCGGAGCTGCGGACGCGTCGGGGAATGACTCAGCAGGTCTTCGCCGACCGGATCCGCAAGTCGAAGAGCTGGGTGGACAAGGTGGAGCGCGGGGTACGTACCCTCGATCGCCTTTCGGTGATCGAGACGGTCGCCGGGGCCCTCGGCGTCGCCCCGACCGTCCTGCTGGCCGGCAAGGCCCAGCGGGCGCCGGCCGCCGACACCGGCGGCGTCGTGGAGCGGGTGCGGGCGGCGCTGGCCCGCTACGACACACCCGGCTCCGGCAACGACAGCCAGCCCCCACCATCGCTGCGGGAGCTTGACCACCAGGCGGGGTACGCGTGGACGGCGTACCGCAACGGCCACCTTCCCCAGGTGTTGCGGATGCTGCCCGACCTGCTCGACGGCAGTCGCCGGGCCTGCCATCCACAGCCGTGGGACGCGTCCGCCGCCGACCTGCTGGTGCGGGTGTACCGGCTCGCCGCCCAGGTGCTGGTCAAGCTCGGCGAGGCGGACCTGGCCTGA
- a CDS encoding DUF6244 family protein, translating to MSAAQIIAQLAAASQKLDEAQAKLLAAREDASQARTLVAGALQGSSGQLVGQIDGLVEVLGQVASRPAATREQVKQTIAKVQALGN from the coding sequence GTGAGCGCGGCGCAGATCATCGCGCAGTTGGCCGCTGCATCGCAGAAGTTGGATGAAGCGCAGGCCAAGTTGCTTGCGGCGAGGGAGGACGCAAGCCAGGCGCGGACGCTCGTGGCCGGCGCGTTGCAGGGCAGTTCGGGGCAGTTGGTCGGGCAGATTGATGGCCTCGTGGAGGTGCTCGGTCAGGTCGCCAGCCGTCCGGCAGCGACCAGGGAACAGGTGAAGCAGACGATCGCGAAGGTACAAGCGCTGGGAAACTAG
- a CDS encoding AIPR family protein, with the protein MTQVRQVRDALLREFGGLIDLEDLANKSVADREQAFLSRALAALTVRDLTGCDSAAAAEAVIDGRDDIGIDAVAIDKNASHLWLVQSKWSDSGKGKFAVADALKFIEGLRLIDARKFDRFNVRFQNLADQVAAVLSNRGSRITLVPTVMRAEPLADDVVQRLSDAQDEFNQFGNMLDQRTYLARDIWGVVYNDFAEPPIPLTARMHDWIRVTEPYEAFQGIVSVADIAEWYGTHEDRLFDRNIRKPLGITQVNQGLIDTLTADPHNFWFFNNGITVLCDTVDPEYFQRAAKRAPVTLKLDGASVVNGAQTVHAIHRAFRKDPEAITDGYVTVRVISLKNCPPGFADAVTTATNTQNRVERRDFVALDAVQRRIKQDFLLSLQKTYAVKRGEEPAAESGCSVEVAAVALACAHRNSDLAVRAKLGAELLWEEGSQGAYHLLFNAQDQPSAYQIWRSVLVLREVDATLYRTAKNRQARAEAIVERGNRLIAHIVFQHLDLDGIDEPDTDWDAILAQVPRVVERATDWLVHHVDAEFKKQLVSSTLAEPEPCRTLAGLVLRDLQSGASVPDLPQEYRPVRSIPRQRRRNAVPTLVDANRLAEGTPLTFRAIGQPERDALAAWLAADSNRGAATWVNQRVRPLLWAADGKRYSPSGLVQKMWRLAEWSKAPVAAQGTARWCDAEGRSLSRLALDTRNDDDLGDLDEDA; encoded by the coding sequence ATGACCCAGGTCCGGCAGGTGCGGGATGCGCTGCTACGAGAATTCGGCGGTCTGATAGACCTCGAGGATCTCGCCAACAAGTCAGTTGCGGATCGCGAGCAGGCATTTCTGTCGAGGGCCCTGGCCGCCCTGACGGTTCGCGACCTGACGGGCTGCGACTCGGCAGCCGCCGCCGAGGCGGTGATCGACGGCCGGGACGACATCGGCATCGACGCGGTGGCCATCGACAAGAACGCGTCGCATCTCTGGTTGGTGCAGTCGAAGTGGAGTGACAGCGGCAAGGGGAAGTTCGCCGTTGCCGACGCGCTCAAGTTCATTGAGGGGCTTCGCCTCATCGATGCGCGGAAGTTCGACCGCTTCAACGTCCGATTCCAGAACCTCGCGGACCAGGTCGCCGCCGTGCTCAGCAACCGAGGGTCGAGGATCACCCTGGTGCCGACCGTGATGCGGGCCGAGCCACTCGCGGACGATGTCGTGCAGCGGCTCTCCGACGCGCAGGACGAGTTCAACCAGTTCGGCAACATGCTCGACCAGCGCACCTACCTGGCCCGCGACATCTGGGGGGTGGTCTACAACGACTTCGCCGAACCGCCGATCCCGCTGACCGCCAGGATGCACGACTGGATCAGGGTCACCGAGCCCTACGAGGCATTCCAGGGGATCGTGTCGGTCGCCGACATCGCTGAGTGGTACGGCACTCACGAGGACCGCCTCTTCGACCGCAACATTCGCAAGCCGCTGGGCATCACGCAGGTCAACCAAGGCCTGATCGACACGCTGACCGCCGACCCGCACAACTTCTGGTTCTTCAACAACGGCATCACCGTGCTATGCGACACGGTGGATCCCGAGTACTTCCAGCGTGCGGCAAAGCGGGCGCCGGTCACGCTCAAGCTGGACGGGGCCAGCGTGGTGAACGGTGCGCAGACCGTCCACGCGATCCACCGGGCGTTCCGCAAGGATCCCGAGGCGATCACCGACGGCTATGTGACCGTCCGGGTCATCTCGCTCAAGAACTGCCCGCCGGGCTTCGCCGACGCGGTGACCACGGCCACGAACACCCAGAACCGCGTGGAGCGACGAGACTTCGTCGCGCTCGATGCCGTGCAGCGGCGCATCAAACAGGACTTCCTTCTCTCGCTCCAGAAGACCTACGCGGTGAAGCGCGGTGAGGAGCCCGCAGCCGAAAGCGGCTGCTCGGTGGAGGTCGCCGCCGTCGCGCTCGCCTGCGCGCACCGGAACTCCGATCTCGCGGTCCGCGCCAAACTCGGCGCGGAGCTACTGTGGGAGGAAGGCTCCCAGGGCGCCTACCACCTGCTGTTCAACGCCCAGGATCAACCTTCCGCCTACCAGATCTGGCGCAGCGTCCTCGTTCTGCGGGAGGTCGACGCCACGCTCTACCGCACAGCGAAGAACCGGCAGGCGCGGGCCGAGGCGATCGTGGAGCGCGGGAACCGGCTGATTGCACACATCGTCTTCCAACACTTGGACCTCGACGGCATCGACGAACCCGACACCGACTGGGACGCGATCCTGGCTCAGGTGCCGAGGGTGGTCGAGCGCGCCACGGACTGGCTCGTTCACCACGTCGACGCCGAATTCAAGAAGCAGCTGGTGTCCAGTACGCTTGCCGAGCCCGAGCCCTGTCGCACCCTCGCCGGCCTGGTGCTGAGAGATCTGCAGAGCGGCGCTTCGGTTCCCGACCTGCCACAGGAATACCGGCCGGTGAGGAGCATCCCCAGACAGCGCCGACGCAATGCCGTCCCCACCCTGGTCGATGCCAACCGACTTGCTGAGGGCACGCCACTGACGTTCCGGGCAATCGGGCAGCCCGAGCGGGACGCACTGGCCGCCTGGCTCGCGGCCGACTCGAATCGGGGGGCCGCGACCTGGGTCAACCAGCGGGTGCGACCGCTCCTTTGGGCCGCCGACGGGAAGCGCTACTCCCCATCCGGGCTGGTGCAGAAGATGTGGCGGTTGGCGGAGTGGAGCAAGGCGCCCGTCGCTGCCCAGGGAACTGCCCGATGGTGCGACGCGGAGGGGAGGTCCCTGTCGAGGCTGGCACTGGACACCCGGAACGACGACGACCTCGGCGACCTTGACGAGGACGCATGA
- a CDS encoding type I restriction endonuclease subunit R has protein sequence MSPIHHESAFGDAIVAALLANGWERGDNADYRPELGLDTAQLLTFIGATQAAEWKELIAFYGDDQAAAQRGFVKRLDQAIATDGLLDVLRKGVKDHGVRIRVAYFKPSFVESDAILADYRHNRLTVVRELAYATKQADRGNRLDLALFLNGIPVATAELKNPLTGSGVEHAKEQYRTDRDPTELIFSRRVIANFAVDPDRVFVTTQLRDKSTRFLPFDTGSAGPGRPGGRGNPPATEHGKYATSYLWEQIWQRDNWLELLERFVHLHKEKGADGRTRKSLIFPRYHQWHAVRKLAAHAARHGAGHNYLIMASAGSGKSNTIAWLSHRLSSLHAHRDVAELDPGAVAAGLKPGSPVFDKVVIITDRRNLDAQLRATVGSFEQTAGLVVKIDERQGSKSEQLARALSRGTGKIVTVTLHTFPALVDYLKRNPTEIQGRRFAIVIDEAHSSQSGEAAGSVREVLRDLGLDADSDDPGATSVPAPAGTEAKLKAKARRRHRAANLSYFAFTATPKHKTLLDFGTLGEDGMYHPFHTYSMRQAIEEKFILDPLRNYVTYDTYWKLVNGNPDERKVDRAKANPLLARFALTHDSTVAQHAQVIVEHFRTHTAGRLGGRAKAMVVTAGRQQAVQMARSIRKYLGDLRYPDPGVLVAFSGTLKYDGEELTEAKENGGLAESALEKAFAYTRADDKAAQAGGAGQREYRILVVAEKYQTGFDQPLLTTMYVNKTLTGIAAVQTLSRLNRTHERKSQSDLAVLDFVNDAEDIKEAFRPYFEEAATLPSDPNLLYTAQSRVMSAALLVDDEMLAFAAAWLAADEQAAGNTAKWEKLHAELYRHLDPAVARFTELLDSDDEEEQATAETFRADLNDYARKYSFLSGIVPYADAELERLYLYGRHLLNRLPRRDDGGVDIGEVDLSHLRVEKTGEHDVSLVPEGPADMKGFGDGSGGAKESEKSLLSELIDRFNAKYGTEFTEQDVIKPFHEALADPKVRLAAVANDEENFGHVFDPVFEDKMMDHFDTTADLGRKYFDPQQNFRSSLNRSARSAAWQMIRRQEGVVDDAA, from the coding sequence ATGAGCCCCATCCATCACGAGTCCGCCTTCGGGGACGCGATCGTCGCCGCGCTCCTCGCCAACGGCTGGGAACGCGGCGACAACGCCGACTACCGCCCCGAACTCGGCCTCGACACCGCCCAGCTCCTCACCTTCATCGGCGCCACCCAGGCCGCCGAGTGGAAGGAACTGATCGCCTTCTACGGCGACGACCAGGCCGCCGCACAGCGCGGGTTCGTCAAGCGCCTCGACCAGGCCATCGCCACCGACGGGCTGCTCGACGTGCTCCGCAAGGGCGTGAAGGACCACGGGGTACGCATCCGGGTCGCCTACTTCAAGCCGTCCTTTGTCGAGTCCGACGCGATCCTCGCCGACTACCGGCACAACCGGCTCACCGTCGTGCGGGAGCTGGCGTACGCGACCAAGCAGGCCGACCGGGGCAACCGGCTGGACCTCGCGCTGTTCCTCAACGGCATCCCGGTGGCTACCGCGGAGCTGAAGAACCCACTGACCGGCTCGGGCGTCGAACACGCGAAGGAGCAGTACCGCACCGATCGCGACCCGACCGAGCTGATCTTCTCGCGTCGGGTGATCGCCAACTTCGCCGTCGACCCCGACCGGGTCTTCGTCACCACCCAGCTGCGCGACAAGTCGACCCGGTTCCTGCCCTTCGACACCGGCTCGGCGGGGCCGGGTCGGCCCGGCGGCAGGGGCAACCCGCCCGCCACGGAGCACGGGAAGTACGCCACCTCCTACCTGTGGGAGCAGATCTGGCAGCGGGACAACTGGCTCGAACTGCTGGAACGCTTCGTGCACCTGCACAAGGAGAAGGGCGCCGACGGGCGTACCCGAAAGTCTCTGATCTTCCCCCGCTACCACCAGTGGCACGCGGTGCGGAAGCTGGCGGCGCACGCGGCGCGGCACGGTGCCGGCCACAACTACCTGATCATGGCCTCGGCGGGCTCGGGCAAGTCGAACACCATCGCCTGGCTCAGCCACCGCCTGTCGTCCCTGCACGCCCACCGTGACGTGGCCGAACTGGACCCTGGCGCGGTCGCCGCCGGCCTCAAGCCGGGCTCCCCCGTCTTCGACAAGGTCGTCATCATCACCGACCGGCGGAACCTCGACGCCCAACTGCGCGCGACGGTCGGCAGCTTCGAGCAGACCGCCGGCCTGGTGGTGAAGATCGACGAGAGGCAGGGCTCGAAATCCGAGCAGCTCGCCAGGGCGCTCTCCCGCGGGACGGGCAAGATCGTCACCGTCACGCTGCACACCTTCCCGGCCCTGGTGGACTACCTCAAGCGCAACCCCACCGAGATCCAGGGCCGGCGCTTCGCGATCGTCATCGACGAGGCGCACTCCTCCCAGTCCGGCGAAGCGGCCGGCTCCGTCCGGGAAGTGCTGCGTGACCTGGGCCTCGACGCCGACTCCGACGACCCGGGAGCAACCAGTGTTCCCGCGCCGGCCGGCACCGAGGCCAAGCTGAAGGCCAAGGCGCGCAGGCGGCACCGGGCCGCCAACCTCTCCTACTTCGCGTTCACCGCCACGCCGAAGCACAAGACCCTCCTGGACTTCGGCACGCTGGGCGAGGACGGGATGTACCACCCGTTCCACACGTACTCGATGCGGCAGGCCATCGAGGAGAAGTTCATCCTCGACCCGCTGCGCAACTACGTCACCTACGACACCTACTGGAAGCTCGTCAACGGCAACCCCGACGAGCGGAAGGTCGACCGGGCCAAGGCAAACCCGCTGCTGGCCCGGTTCGCGCTCACCCACGACTCGACCGTCGCCCAGCACGCGCAGGTCATCGTCGAGCACTTCCGCACGCACACCGCCGGCAGGCTCGGCGGGCGGGCGAAGGCGATGGTGGTCACCGCAGGCAGGCAACAGGCCGTGCAGATGGCCCGCTCGATCAGGAAGTACCTCGGCGACCTCCGCTACCCCGACCCGGGCGTCCTGGTCGCGTTCTCGGGCACCCTGAAATACGACGGGGAGGAGCTCACCGAGGCGAAGGAGAACGGCGGGCTGGCCGAAAGCGCGCTCGAAAAGGCGTTCGCGTACACCCGGGCCGACGACAAGGCCGCCCAGGCCGGCGGCGCCGGGCAGCGCGAATACCGGATCCTGGTGGTCGCGGAGAAATACCAGACCGGCTTCGACCAGCCACTGCTCACCACGATGTACGTCAACAAGACGCTGACCGGCATCGCCGCCGTACAGACCCTGTCCCGGCTCAACCGCACCCACGAGCGCAAGAGCCAGTCCGACCTGGCGGTGCTGGACTTCGTCAACGACGCGGAGGACATCAAGGAAGCCTTCCGCCCGTACTTCGAGGAAGCCGCCACCCTGCCCTCGGACCCCAACCTGCTCTACACCGCGCAAAGCAGGGTGATGTCCGCGGCGCTCCTCGTCGACGACGAGATGCTCGCCTTCGCGGCGGCCTGGCTGGCCGCCGACGAGCAGGCCGCCGGCAACACGGCGAAGTGGGAGAAGCTGCACGCCGAGCTGTACCGGCACCTCGACCCGGCGGTCGCCCGCTTCACCGAGCTGCTCGACAGCGACGACGAGGAAGAGCAGGCCACGGCCGAGACCTTCCGCGCCGACCTGAACGACTACGCGCGCAAATACAGCTTCCTCTCCGGGATCGTCCCCTACGCCGACGCGGAGCTGGAACGCCTCTACCTCTACGGGCGGCACCTGCTCAACCGGCTGCCCCGCCGCGACGACGGCGGCGTGGACATCGGCGAGGTCGACCTCAGCCACCTGCGGGTCGAGAAGACCGGCGAGCACGACGTCAGCCTCGTACCGGAGGGGCCGGCCGACATGAAGGGCTTCGGCGACGGATCCGGCGGCGCGAAGGAGTCGGAGAAGTCGCTGCTGTCGGAACTCATCGACCGGTTCAACGCGAAGTACGGCACGGAGTTCACCGAGCAGGACGTCATCAAGCCCTTCCACGAGGCGCTCGCCGACCCGAAGGTGCGGCTGGCCGCCGTCGCCAACGACGAGGAGAACTTCGGCCACGTCTTCGACCCGGTCTTCGAGGACAAGATGATGGACCACTTCGACACCACCGCCGACCTGGGCCGCAAGTACTTCGACCCGCAGCAGAACTTCCGCAGCTCGCTAAACCGCAGCGCCCGCAGCGCCGCATGGCAGATGATCCGCCGCCAGGAAGGCGTCGTGGACGACGCCGCCTGA